ttactgtgctcaaattgctttagttattcaaatggagtaagttcacagtacttattaggattagtttttttaacttaaatggtttgttgcaattggtttcctcaaatggtttgagttaccttcacTTTTTGGTTTTACACTGTTTAATACACCACAAAAATGATGAAAAGTCCAGACAAAAATCCCATAGTAGAAtctgaactttttttattttcttgcaaTTCATTTGAAAGCTTATAAATATCCTTGGTCATCATCATGTACACTACACAAACGTCTTTTAAGGTTAGTGTTTTATATATCTGTGTGAATATAAACTCAGTCCTGCTCCAGCAGATCCACCTTCCTGCTCCTGTCCAAACAAACGCACCTGGATGCAATTTACACATTCAACCTAAAGGCCTTGATCTTTTAGTTTGGGTGATTTGGATTAGATCTGTTCGTCTTTGCAGCTTCAGGACAGGATTAAAGCAGACCTTGGCGACAATAATACTGCAGCTACTGGTAAGCAAATATGTTTAACGATTTTCCAGATGTGAGCTCAAAGGTCACCGTTGCTCATCAAAGTCATATAAACAATGCAGTTTCTTGGTAACAGTACTCTGAAACTGAAATGTTTTTCACAAACAAAAGTCTTGAATGAGGTTGTGTTAGGACATGTGGTGATTTGGGTAGATGAATTCTACTATACGAGATGCAGCTTTGTATTGGTCTTGGCGGCCAATGACCAAAGCTTTCTGCAGGTCAGAACGCTGCTGTGCACTCAGATCTACGCTGCTGTGGTGAATCCTGATCCACGTTTGACCTGCCAATTGGATAAATGGAGTATTAATAGACCGATTGGGCTTAAACACAAACACTACacaaaaatataggctatataacTATGGTAGAGTAGTTGGTGGTGTATTTTACAACACATTGAATTATTCTACaatagcatttattaatatataaaattatatatatatatcaattatgaCCTTTTGGTTTTGGAAACAATGTTTTGTGTAGAATCATCCTACATTATGGGAAAGGTAGCAATGATTCAGAATTGAATGATGTTaataggtgaaaaaaaaaattaaaatgccaaaaaataaagtaaaagttgAACAATATTTATTATGAATTGCTAGATATAAATGCAGGATGCCAAGAAATAGTCACAATTGTAATATATAAATGCAGTTCAAGAAATAATTGGCAAGATATAAACCTAAAATCACCATAAAATAAGTATCATCAAAAATTTAAGTCAGAAAGACCATTTCTTCCCCTTTTTAGatatttacaagtttaaaattcacaattctgacttcatttcaATCAGTTCTGACGCAGAATTGTGAGCTATAAAATTGAAATTGCACAAAatagttaaaatgtaaaaatataaattctgaATTGCTATAAACACAGAATGCCAAGAAATAAAGTTGTAATTGTAATATACAAATGTGACCGCAAGAAATAACAATGCAAAAAACTATTGCAAGATATAAACCTAGAATCACCAAAAAATAAGTTTCAATATATAAACTCAAACTTATAAATCaccaaaattatatatttttacctttttaagTATAATCAACAAGTTTAAAATTCACAGTTGTGACTTCATTTCCTGCAATTCTGATTCACAATTGTGAGCTATAATATCgaaatgtaaattataaatttaaatataaattctgGGTTACTAGATATAAACTTAGATTGCCAagaaatgaagtcagaattgtaatATATAAACTCTATTGCTTAAAAGCTGAATTCCAAGATATAAAcccataaaataaaaacagaatttcacaatataaacagtaccccccccccccaaaaaaaagatATATGACCTCAATataatgacctttttaaatataatttaaaagtcTACAATTATGACTATTTATTTTCattctaataaaataatttctaaattatGTGGAAAAATgtgttcagcatatataagtacaactctcacaaatctatcttttaaattcatattttaataggaagctatacaatattatatttgtgcatattagTTAGATTAGTTAGTActaatactgaagccaaatctggagcttatctaacaaaataactcacgaTAACGTTAGATGTCTAATgttggagaaaaatattaaagacaaattttaaaaagaggaaaaatcaagagaagcaaaatagTTAAAATTTTAGTTGAAAGTTTGTAGgttataattatttttgcaatatttgacttgaattgtattatctttaaatttgtaaatatgtttgccgattaaaatattattttaataaatacatctttTTAATAAgtcggttttgtttaaatgcacctaaaaacattgcctatattcattgagaaatggagaaaaatattcatttttaaaatggagtgtactccatcatgctgagcactgtatatccaTCCCACAATGCACTTTGGCCTCCAGTTGACATGCAATTTAAGAGCCTGAAACAAAATAATTATCAGTCAGGACATTATTTTGTAGGACTGGAGGACAAAGCAATTTTTATcaaaatttctaaaataaaactttaagtAACTTAAAAGCAGAAATGCTAATAAACTGGTTCTGGTCCTTTTTAATTCACAACAACATTTAATTTCTCAGATGATATCTGCTGGCAATGAGTTCATCAAGTAAACAAGCCATGTGTTAAGGTCACATGACTTTTACTGTAGCCCagaaagtgtttgtttttaaaatagtagCCAGTATGTTCAGTTTTCCTTCCAAGCACAGCCATGCATCGCTATCATTGAGACTAACCTTTCTGCACCAGCTGTCCCATCTCAACCAGCATCTCTGCTCCAACACTATGGTCGATTTTCTCTCCTGATTTAGTACGTCCTGCTCCTAGTTTGTGCAGCACTTCAGCCAGAGCCAAACCATCAATGTCCAAAACAGCTCCTGTCAATCAAAcagttcacacatacacacacacacacaatggctgcTGCAGAGATAATGGATGTGATGATTGCATATAGATGAATAACAGTGAATATTAATAGCGAGCTCGGTGAGATCTGTGTATAATCCTGCCTGTGCTGTTAGAGTTACATAAAGAAATTAACATATTTGATTTTCAAATGAGAACACGAAATGTAATTACCATCCTTCGGCACCTTAAGCTCTGTCTGATTCGCCGCACGCTTCATATACTCAAAGTAGCGACTCTCGTCCGAGCACAGGGAACGGGCCACATCTGCAGTCACCCCCTGAGCCTCCAGCATCGCCTGGAACTTATTCAGGGCTTCTCCGTTCTTCAGTTTAACAGCGATTTCATGTTTCCCATTCTCCAGGGTTGAGGAGTGGCCACACATCCACAATAGATGCCCACCTAAATACAACACACTTCCTTATTAAGTgatggattccacacaattcattctaTGGCaaacaattttggagaatttgatgtctcCCCATTCAGACAGTAAgcctgagaggcgtttcaaagatggccactgaacgaaatgacttgccttaaagagactttggtgTAGATGGGTCTTTCCCCTTACCTAAATTGGTGACTAGTTCCCTGAGATCATCTGGGCCTCTTCCTTTGAGGCACTCAAGTGCTTCACACACCTCAACTGCATTTCCCACAGTCTGGCCAATGGGAGCGTCCATTCGGCTCAACACGGCCCCTGTTTTTATACCTAACTCGTTCCCGGCAGTGACCTGTTGAGACATGAACTCTCTGtttttacttgacatttttgttgacTTGTTTGCAAGTAGGGAAATTAGACACATTCCCATTTATGTGACCAGATGGTGTTTTAATCCATCTCATCACactaaaaaatatccataaattatcagttttccgtattttgggattcatgttttatttttcaccccaatttatttatgcttttgaattgcattttgggaccttgatctttctttcaacaaccTTTAACCTTGTAAAGTTCGGAAAAGTGgctattattaacatttttaatgagttaaagtgaaatattgtgtgggttggtgttgtatattacgataCAAAAACCTTGTGATAAACTGCCAGTGCATTTTCTCTTATTTTACCGACTCATTTTTCTATATATCATCtgttatacattatattactttatacctttattactaaaatgtcaataaaagtcacttggtaaactgtacactgcaaaaaaagcttttcttgtttagattttttgtcttttttctagtctaaatatctaaagtttcttatatcaagaagagttttcttgacaagcaaaacatattgtcttgttttgagaaataatataccaatattaagtgagttttcccttaaaacaagcaaaataatctgccaatgtggtaagcaaattaatcttgttttttcttttgacgtaagattattttgctcaccccattggcagattattttgcttgttttaagggaaaactcacttaatattggcatattatttctcaaaacaagacaatatgttgtgcTTTTGTAGAAACATCttattgatttaggaatttttagatatttggactaga
The Danio rerio strain Tuebingen ecotype United States chromosome 4, GRCz12tu, whole genome shotgun sequence genome window above contains:
- the tymp gene encoding thymidine phosphorylase isoform X1; the protein is MSSEDDTISFPELIKLKRNGGQLSLAEIHTFVQGVTTGAIQKSQIGAMLMAIWQKGMTDEETLALTREMMNSGDTFKWPNEWLVLDKHSTGGVGDKVSLPLAPALAACGCKVPMISGRGLAHTGGTLDKLESIPGFNVNQSVQQVKQILEDVGCCIVGQTESLVPADRVLYAIRDATSTVDSLPLITSSIISKKGAEGLSALVLDVKFGRAALYKDLDRARSLAQCLVTAGNELGIKTGAVLSRMDAPIGQTVGNAVEVCEALECLKGRGPDDLRELVTNLGGHLLWMCGHSSTLENGKHEIAVKLKNGEALNKFQAMLEAQGVTADVARSLCSDESRYFEYMKRAANQTELKVPKDGAVLDIDGLALAEVLHKLGAGRTKSGEKIDHSVGAEMLVEMGQLVQKGQTWIRIHHSSVDLSAQQRSDLQKALVIGRQDQYKAASRIVEFIYPNHHMS
- the tymp gene encoding thymidine phosphorylase isoform X2; translation: MISGRGLAHTGGTLDKLESIPGFNVNQSVQQVKQILEDVGCCIVGQTESLVPADRVLYAIRDATSTVDSLPLITSSIISKKGAEGLSALVLDVKFGRAALYKDLDRARSLAQCLVTAGNELGIKTGAVLSRMDAPIGQTVGNAVEVCEALECLKGRGPDDLRELVTNLGGHLLWMCGHSSTLENGKHEIAVKLKNGEALNKFQAMLEAQGVTADVARSLCSDESRYFEYMKRAANQTELKVPKDGAVLDIDGLALAEVLHKLGAGRTKSGEKIDHSVGAEMLVEMGQLVQKGQTWIRIHHSSVDLSAQQRSDLQKALVIGRQDQYKAASRIVEFIYPNHHMS